One genomic window of Arvicola amphibius chromosome 4, mArvAmp1.2, whole genome shotgun sequence includes the following:
- the LOC119812556 gene encoding schlafen family member 12-like: MSVSVDQDTDYAELVLSVGEITLGEKNRKTMKDPQLRRKEAHSTSQAVCALLNSGGGVVKARIKNSNYSFSRDGLGWDLENSFREILPFTHKYLDCMQNKGYFLIFVKPWTTDVSGQRVLTLKTNFYVRNLSTSDELKGPDAVQFLKAKKDSAGRSRSRQSLPGSCDSDELQHGSLHTFFNREKLTYKETFSFTKSNNAEVKMSPKEKTEEMILEILPKTVSAFANTDGGYLFIGLDGENQQVIGFEAEKSDLQNLESEIETCIRELPVTHFCEKQEKIKYTCKFIPVLRQGAVCSYVCALRVERFCCAVFAAEPESWHVEDSCVKRFSSEKWVKLQMEAKPVLSREVTCSPEGLRMELCSEHERYEQLLRTELGSLRQGTLIISTSLALSLGLQKKQEVILDVLHISQDSLLTLHSFVRGEGELEGDSSVLRVLGAKLKNDCKQTALTLKQKLVNLGRFTGKIGIAIKITYLGHRAESLYDSSSVISYPREYYLTTKTVRDLEKALVKVLGIVDRRKTVVISLPLNF; this comes from the exons ATGAGCGTCAGCGTTGACCAGGACACCGACTATGCCGAACTGGTTCTGTCTGTAGGAGAAATCACACTGGGAGAGAAGAATCGGAAGACAATGAAAGATCCACAACTGAGAAGGAAAGAGGCCCACAGTACCTCACAGGCTGTGTGTGCTCTGCTGAATTCTGGAGGGGGCGTGGTCAAGGCTCGCATTAAGAATTCAAATTACAGCTTCAGCAGAGATGGACTAGGATGGGATTTGGAAAATTCTTTTCGTGAAATTCTTCCATTTACTCATAAATACCTAGACTGCATGCAGAACAAAgggtactttttaatttttgtgaaacCATGGACCACGGATGTCTCTGGTCAGCGTGTCCTCACCTTGAAAACCAACTTTTATGTGAGAAACTTGTCAACTTCAGATGAACTGAAAGGTCCTGATGCAGTGCAGTTCCTCAAAGCCAAGAAAGACTCTGCAGGGAGATCACGTTCAAGACAGAGCTTGCCTGGATCATGTGACTCTGATGAGTTACAGCACGGAAGTCTACACACATTTTTTAACAGAGAAAAGTTGACCTACAAGGAGACATTCTCTTTCACTAAATCCAATAATGCAGAAGTTAAAATGTCCCCTaaagaaaagactgaagaaatgaTTTTAGAGATTCTCCCTAAAACTGTGTCTGCATTCGCAAACACTGATGGGGGATATTTGTTCATTGGTTTAGATGGAGAAAACCAGCAAGTAATTGGTTTTGAAGCAGAGAAGAGTGATCTTCAGAATCTAGAGAGTGAAATAGAGACATGCATCCGAGAGTTGCCTGTCACTCACTTCTGTGAGAAGCAGGAGAAGATAAAGTACACATGCAAATTCATCCCAGTCCTCAGACAGGGAGctgtgtgctcatatgtgtgtgcactcagagTGGAGAGAttctgctgtgctgtgtttgCTGCAGAGCCCGAGTCCTGGCACGTGGAAGACAGCTGTGTGAAGAGGTTTAGTTCGGAGAAATGGGTCAAGCTCCAGATGGAAGCCAAACCAG tgctGTCTAGAGAGGTGACATGCTCTCCAGAAGGCCTCCGCATGGAGCTGTGCTCAGAGCATGAACGATATGAGCAGTTACTTCGTACAGAGCTGGGCTCACTTCGTCAAGGAACGCTGATCATCTCTACGAGCTTGGCTTTAAGTCTGGGCttgcagaagaagcaggaagtcaTCTTGGATGTGCTTCATATTTCCCAGGACAGTCTCCTGACCCTGCATAGCTTTGTCCGGGGAGAGGGGGAGCTGGAAGGTGACAGCTCTGTTCTGAGGGTTCTGGGCGCTAAGTTAAAGAACGATTGTAAGCAAACTGCACTAACTTTAAAGCAGAAGCTGGTCAATCTTGGCCGtttcactgggaaaataggtattGCGATAAAGATAACGTACTTGGGCCATAGGGCAGAGTCTCTATATGATTCAAGCTCGGTAATAAGTTACCCCAGAGAGTATTATCTGACAACTAAGACAGTAAGGGACTTAGAGAAGGCTCTTGTTAAAGTCTTAGGGATAGTGGACCGACGTAAAACTGTAGTGATCAGTTTACCTCTGAATTTTTAA
- the LOC119812473 gene encoding schlafen family member 12-like — MAITDDLETDYAKLVLKVGAITLGEKNRKKMKNQPLRKQENETISRAVCALLNSGGGVIKAKIENENFSLPRDGLGLDLEASLCKCLPFVGRHLDFMVHGDYFNIFVKPWSLDVFGLPIGTLRTNLYIRSFSSSDEVNAAAALEFLRDLEEVGGRSCVRPELPASRACPGVEDESDLEDLAAAVFHKTQFQHQEDFPFTRSACVEVTLLSVKQLRKCIKELIPRTVSAFANTDGGYLFIGLDGNNQQIIGFEAEKSDLVHLESEIETCIRQLPVTHFCEEQEKIQYTCKFIPVLRPGAVCSYVCALRVERFCCAVFAAEPESWPVEDSCVKKFTSEEWVKSLMDGRPGSGTIGDSTHPHWSCVS; from the coding sequence ATGGCCATCACCGATGATCTGGAAACAGACTATGCTAAGCTGGTTCTAAAGGTGGGAGCAATCACACTTGGGGAGAAGAatagaaagaagatgaagaaccAACCCCTCAGAAAACAAGAGAATGAAACCATCTCTCGAGCTGTGTGTGCCCTCCTGAACTCTGGAGGTGGAGTGATCAAGgctaaaattgaaaatgaaaattttagccTTCCCAGGGATGGATTGGGACTGGATTTGGAAGCCTCTCTTTGTAAATGTCTGCCTTTTGTGGGGAGGCATCTGGACTTCATGGTGCATGGAGACTACTTTAATATCTTCGTGAAACCATGGAGTCTGGATGTCTTTGGGCTGCCGATTGGCACCCTGAGAACCAATTTGTACATTAGAAGCTTTTCGTCTTCGGATGAAGTGAATGCCGCTGCTGCTCTCGAGTTCCTCCGAGacctggaggaagtgggagggagatCCTGTGTCAGACCAGAGCTGCCTGCAAgcagagcctgccctggagtagAAGACGAGAGCGACCTGGAGGACCTGGCTGCTGCGGTTTTTCACAAGACACAATTTCAGCACCAGGAAGACTTCCCCTTCACCAGATCCGCCTGTGTCGAAGTTACATTGCTTTCCGTGAAACAGCTGCGAAAATGCATCAAAGAGCTCATCCCTCGAACTGTATCTGCGTTTGCAAACACTGACGGGGGATATTTGTTCATTGGTCTGGATGGAAACAATCAGCAGATAATTGGTTTTGAAGCAGAGAAGAGCGATCTTGTGCATCTAGAGAGTGAAATAGAGACGTGCATCAGACAGCTGCCTGTCACTCACTTCTGTGAGGAGCAGGAGAAGATACAGTACACATGCAAATTCATCCCAGTCCTCAGACCAGGAGCCGTGTGctcgtatgtgtgtgcactcagagTGGAGAGATTCTGCTGTGCTGTGTTCGCTGCAGAGCCTGAGTCCTGGCCCGTGGAAGACAGCTGTGTGAAGAAGTTTACCTCAGAGGAATGGGTCAAGAGCCTGATGGATGGCAGACCAGGCTCTGGCACTATTGGTGACTCCACACATCCCCATTGGTCATGTGTTAGCTGA